CCCAGTGAGTAAAACTCCTTTAGGAATCTTCGCTCCTAAATCAATAAATTTTTTAGGATTTTTAAGAAACTCTACCACTTCTTCTAATTCTTCTTTCGCCTCTTTTAACCCAGCTACATCTTTAAAAGAAATTTTAGAACGATTGTTTTCAGGGAGGACTTCCCTAGCTCCGCTTTCACCAAATTTGAAAATTTGTGTTCCCGTAGTTTGCATACGGCGGGAGAAGAACCAGAAAAATATAAAAATTAAAACAAGGGGCAGAACGCCAATAAGAAGAACGTAAAGCCAAAAATTTTTACTACTAGTGTCTTTTACTAACAGAACAATAGACGTTAATTCTTCGTTAGAAACCCCTAAGTTATGGAGCAAGGTGATAGCCGATTCAGTAGATTCCTTTGTGGCAAACTGTTGACGGCCGTCTTTAAGAATTATATTCAGTTTATTTTCTTCAACAATAATTTTCTCAACCTCGGAAGATTTAATTTCGTTAACTAACTGGTCAATAGTAATTTCCGTTGTTTTTCCAGAGGAAAAAGAAAATAAACTTAAAAAAGAAGAAATAAAAAGAAAAAAAATAAGAAATCCAAGAATATTTTTTAAAATTGATTTTTTCATAAAGATTTCTAGAATTTTAAAGAAAAACCGAGCCGTTGATTTTCCGGCTCTAAAGAAATAATTTTTAATTTTAATGTTTGTCCGATTTTTACTATTTCTTCAGGTTTTATCTGTTTTTCTGAATCTGAAATTTCTGAGATATGGACCAATCCTTGAATTCCTTCTTTTATTTTGGCAAAAATTCCAAAAGGAGTAATTTTGGTCACGGTTGCCTCGACAATATCTCCTACATGATAAATTTTATCAATTTTTTCCCAAGGGTTTTCCATTAATTGTTTGAGAGATAAAGAAAACTTTCCATTTGTAGAAAGACCAATAACTTTTGCTTTAACAATATCGTTAACCTTGACAATATCGCTGATATCGTCAATTCTCTGCCAAGACATTTCAGAAACATGAATTAACCCTTCGTGTCCATCAAAATTAACGAATACCCCAAAGTCAGTAAGGCCGGTAATTTTTGCTTCAACAATTTTCCCAATTAAATCCTCTTCTTTTTGTCCATTTGTTTTTGAAGAGCTTTGTTCGGCTTCTTTCTCGGAAAAAATTATCATTTCTTTATCTATATCCAAACTAGAAATTTTCACTCTTAATTTTTTTCCGATTAATTTTTGTAGTTTCTCTAAAATTTTATTTTTATCGCCATTTTTGACTTTTGGATAA
The DNA window shown above is from Parcubacteria group bacterium ADurb.Bin159 and carries:
- the rpsA gene encoding 30S ribosomal protein S1, producing MNSTKQLKLDTVMNLPKKGELVKGKILELKKNEIYVDIDGYFLGLIRGVEITDESNRYSDLKVGDEIVATVIDQENEKGLVELSLKIAGHQTAWQRIKEIEEKKETIEVTVLKANKGGLIVSYDKISGFLPVSRLLPSHYPKVKNGDKNKILEKLQKLIGKKLRVKISSLDIDKEMIIFSEKEAEQSSSKTNGQKEEDLIGKIVEAKITGLTDFGVFVNFDGHEGLIHVSEMSWQRIDDISDIVKVNDIVKAKVIGLSTNGKFSLSLKQLMENPWEKIDKIYHVGDIVEATVTKITPFGIFAKIKEGIQGLVHISEISDSEKQIKPEEIVKIGQTLKLKIISLEPENQRLGFSLKF